The window TAAAGATGTAGCCTGTATCATAGATGCAAAACATCTTTGTGTAAACTGCAGAGGAATAAAAGACACAGCAAGTTCTACCATTACGGCAGAATTAAGCGGTATTTTCAGAACAAACCCTATTACAAGACAGGAATTTTTACATTACGTAGGAAGCCACGCAAAACTGGATTATTAAACAATGAACTACCAGATCCTTAAAAATATTATCGATGCCGAACTTCTGAGATTTAAAGACATCTCTGAAGAAGAATGGTCGCATAAAAGTTTTGCTGAAAAGTGGTCCAAAAAAGAAATTATTGGCCATCTTTGTGACAGCGCTTTTACAAATATCCGTAGATTTGTTGTGACACAATATAAAGAGAATGAAAATATTGTATATGATCAGAACTTTTGGGTAAAAGCCCAGAACTATCAGAATATTCCTACTACAGATCTTCTGGATTTGTGGAAATCGTTGAACTATCAGATTGTTCACATCGTAGAAAATATTCCGGACGAAGCATTACAACGA of the Chryseobacterium aureum genome contains:
- a CDS encoding DinB family protein, with the translated sequence MNYQILKNIIDAELLRFKDISEEEWSHKSFAEKWSKKEIIGHLCDSAFTNIRRFVVTQYKENENIVYDQNFWVKAQNYQNIPTTDLLDLWKSLNYQIVHIVENIPDEALQRTCDTTKTEPRVYTLEFIIDDYVDHLQHHLKAI